A region of Dermabacter vaginalis DNA encodes the following proteins:
- the ptsP gene encoding phosphoenolpyruvate--protein phosphotransferase, giving the protein MTTYRGVAVSAGRVIDPVKVMAPPVSEPERGAAIAEGEPRELEASRITEAAAAVKADLEARAARASGDGKAVLEATAQMAADPTLTTSAEQLVRGQGLSAERAVWEAGDQVSAMLESLGGYMAERASDVKDVRARIVAQLRGVEAPGIPVSKERFVLVAHDLAPADTAMLDPNIVSALVTVDGGPQSHTAILARQLGIPAVVAAKGVDEIEPGTVVYVDGAAGIVTSEFGERERELSAAWCELVKNPLTYSGGGAELSDGTRVPLLANVGGEKDAAFAAEANADGVGLFRTEFCFLDRDEEPSIDEQAEAYAGVLREFPGKKVVIRTLDAGADKPLPFLTDAEEPNPALGVRAYRTSWEKRSVLENQLKAIAQASAMTDAEPWVMAPMISTLEDTEDFVSMARSAGVECAGIMVETPSAALTSDHLMTVADFASIGTNDLTQYTMAADRMLGSLAKLNDPWQPAVLALVGATASGARLAGGDPEAFGDGANKPVGVCGEAAGDPALAVVLVGLGVNSLSMTPRSLPAVAKVLSTVSLDQARELARLAVSAPTAAEGKQTVRAKLPIIDELGL; this is encoded by the coding sequence GTGACGACATACCGAGGTGTTGCCGTAAGTGCCGGCCGCGTCATCGACCCGGTCAAGGTCATGGCTCCTCCCGTGTCTGAGCCGGAACGCGGTGCGGCTATTGCCGAAGGCGAGCCCCGTGAGTTGGAGGCTTCCCGCATTACCGAAGCAGCTGCCGCGGTGAAGGCTGATCTCGAGGCCCGTGCCGCACGCGCAAGCGGCGACGGCAAGGCCGTTCTCGAAGCAACGGCACAAATGGCGGCAGACCCAACTTTGACCACGAGCGCCGAGCAGCTCGTACGCGGCCAGGGCCTCAGTGCCGAGCGAGCCGTGTGGGAGGCCGGTGACCAGGTCTCGGCGATGCTCGAAAGCCTGGGCGGCTACATGGCCGAGCGCGCGAGTGACGTCAAGGACGTGCGCGCACGCATCGTTGCGCAGCTTCGCGGCGTTGAAGCCCCCGGCATTCCCGTTTCCAAGGAGCGCTTTGTTCTCGTGGCGCACGACCTCGCCCCCGCCGACACTGCGATGCTCGACCCGAACATCGTGTCCGCCCTCGTTACAGTCGACGGTGGCCCGCAGTCCCACACGGCAATCCTCGCGCGCCAGCTCGGCATTCCCGCCGTGGTCGCCGCGAAGGGGGTCGATGAGATCGAGCCGGGAACCGTCGTGTACGTCGATGGCGCCGCCGGAATCGTCACGAGTGAGTTTGGCGAGCGCGAGCGGGAACTTTCCGCAGCTTGGTGCGAGCTCGTGAAAAACCCGCTCACGTACTCCGGTGGGGGAGCGGAGCTTTCCGACGGTACTCGCGTTCCACTGCTTGCCAACGTGGGAGGTGAGAAGGACGCCGCCTTCGCCGCCGAAGCCAACGCCGATGGCGTGGGGCTTTTCCGTACCGAATTTTGCTTCCTCGACCGTGATGAGGAGCCGAGCATTGACGAGCAGGCTGAGGCGTATGCGGGGGTGCTTCGTGAGTTCCCCGGCAAAAAAGTCGTGATCCGCACGCTCGACGCGGGAGCCGATAAGCCCCTGCCGTTTCTCACGGACGCCGAAGAGCCGAACCCTGCACTCGGTGTGCGCGCCTACCGCACGTCGTGGGAGAAGCGCTCCGTGCTTGAGAATCAGTTGAAGGCGATCGCTCAGGCGAGCGCCATGACCGATGCTGAGCCGTGGGTGATGGCCCCGATGATCTCGACGCTCGAGGACACCGAAGACTTCGTGTCGATGGCACGCTCCGCTGGGGTGGAGTGCGCCGGCATCATGGTCGAAACTCCGAGTGCGGCACTCACAAGTGATCACCTCATGACCGTCGCCGACTTCGCCTCGATCGGCACGAACGATCTCACGCAATACACGATGGCCGCCGATCGCATGCTCGGCTCGCTCGCGAAACTCAATGACCCGTGGCAGCCCGCCGTGCTTGCGCTCGTGGGCGCAACGGCGAGCGGTGCGCGCCTTGCCGGTGGTGACCCCGAAGCGTTTGGCGACGGTGCGAACAAACCCGTAGGCGTATGTGGCGAAGCTGCGGGTGATCCCGCGCTCGCGGTTGTTCTCGTGGGGCTCGGCGTGAACTCGCTATCGATGACGCCGCGCTCCCTGCCCGCGGTGGCAAAGGTTCTTTCGACCGTGTCGCTCGATCAGGCGCG